A genomic window from Luteolibacter flavescens includes:
- a CDS encoding pyridoxal phosphate-dependent aminotransferase, with protein sequence MDSISSRIQEVTPSLTLAVTNQAKAMLARGEEVYGLAGGEPEVDTPEHIKAAAIVALQEGKTKYTASGGIPELRDALAAKFIADNNLAYDPKQICVTAGAKMACFNAILAVVEEGDEVIIPTPYWVSYPEMVKIAGGKPVLVETQESNGWKMTAEQFEAAMTPATKMVILNTPSNPTGAVYTEKELREIGEVALSEDIIILSDEIYEKLVYGDNKHVSIASLSQELYDLTITVNGFSKAYSMTGWRLGYTAAPKPLAEAIDKIQNHTVSNATTFGQYAAIAALQGDQTFISDLRDEYDVKRQFMFQRLKSIHNIRVVEPKGAFYFFIYTGQLGLKSMNLTDKLLSRYKVAAVPGVAFGYDDGIRMSYCTTLDVLNEGLTRFEQFCREH encoded by the coding sequence ATGGACAGCATTTCATCACGTATCCAAGAGGTTACCCCTTCCCTCACCCTGGCCGTCACGAACCAGGCCAAGGCCATGCTCGCCCGCGGCGAGGAAGTCTATGGCCTCGCAGGCGGCGAACCGGAGGTCGATACCCCGGAGCATATCAAGGCCGCCGCCATCGTCGCCCTCCAGGAGGGCAAGACCAAGTACACCGCTTCCGGCGGCATCCCGGAACTGCGCGACGCGCTCGCCGCCAAGTTCATTGCCGACAACAACCTGGCCTACGACCCCAAGCAGATCTGCGTCACCGCCGGTGCGAAGATGGCCTGCTTCAATGCCATCCTCGCCGTGGTCGAGGAAGGTGACGAGGTCATCATCCCGACCCCCTACTGGGTCAGCTACCCGGAGATGGTGAAGATCGCCGGTGGCAAGCCGGTGCTCGTCGAGACCCAGGAGTCGAACGGCTGGAAGATGACCGCCGAGCAATTCGAGGCCGCCATGACCCCGGCGACCAAGATGGTGATCCTGAACACACCATCGAACCCGACCGGCGCCGTTTACACCGAGAAGGAACTCCGCGAGATCGGCGAGGTCGCCCTGTCCGAGGACATCATCATCCTTTCCGACGAGATCTACGAAAAGCTCGTCTATGGCGACAACAAGCACGTCTCCATCGCCTCGCTGAGCCAGGAGCTCTACGACCTGACCATCACCGTGAACGGCTTCTCGAAGGCCTACTCGATGACCGGATGGCGCCTCGGCTACACCGCCGCGCCGAAGCCGCTGGCCGAAGCGATCGACAAGATCCAGAACCACACGGTCTCGAACGCGACCACCTTCGGCCAATACGCCGCGATCGCCGCGCTGCAGGGCGACCAGACCTTCATCAGCGACCTGCGCGACGAGTATGACGTGAAGCGCCAGTTCATGTTCCAGCGCCTCAAGTCCATCCACAACATCCGCGTGGTGGAGCCGAAGGGTGCCTTCTACTTCTTCATCTACACCGGCCAGCTCGGCCTGAAGTCGATGAACCTGACCGACAAGCTGCTGAGCCGCTACAAGGTGGCCGCCGTTCCGGGCGTCGCCTTCGGCTACGACGACGGCATCCGCATGAGCTACTGCACCACGCTGGACGTGCTCAACGAGGGCCTGACCCGCTTCGAGCAGTTCTGCCGCGAGCATTGA
- a CDS encoding CotH kinase family protein yields MKLYLSAAALFLTPLLAQQPPEGGPPDGGPPGGFAGRGGPMQQENRKILAQFDKDSNKLLDKEERAAAREFLKANPGQQRGGPGGPGGSRRGPGGPGGFGPREEDSTPATPGARISPADVKPESGDLYAANTLRTFFLDFENADWEAELEAFHGTDVDVPATMTVDGKTYPGVGIHFRGMSSYMMVPAGKKRSFNVSIDHTESKQRLAGYKTLNLLNSNGDGSFLSAVLFSHIARQYIAAPKANLVRVVINGENWGVYVNQQQFNKDFVQENYRTSKGARWKVPGSPNGQGGLDYIGDNIEDYKKRYEMKSGDDEDWKALIKLCKTLTETPADKLEAAISPLLDVESVLWFLALDCGLLNSDGYWTRASDYSLYRDKEGKFHAIPADMNEAFRAAGGPGGPRGGGGGGGRGPGRNGGGPPQGGPDAGGPEGAPAPSASQGGGLKLDPLTGLDDAKKPLRSKLLAVPAFRERYLANIHTLAEKDLDWKNLGTVVARYRELAGKEVAADTRKTSTTEAFENLTSDSPGETEAPRGFGHGGMPLKSFADQRREYLLSLPATAAAGKD; encoded by the coding sequence ATGAAACTCTACCTTTCCGCTGCCGCCCTCTTTCTCACTCCCCTGCTCGCCCAACAACCGCCGGAAGGCGGCCCGCCCGATGGAGGACCACCGGGCGGCTTCGCCGGTCGCGGCGGCCCCATGCAGCAGGAGAATCGCAAGATCCTCGCGCAATTCGACAAGGACTCGAACAAGCTCCTCGACAAGGAAGAGCGCGCCGCTGCCCGTGAATTCCTCAAGGCAAATCCCGGCCAACAACGCGGCGGACCGGGAGGCCCCGGCGGCTCGCGTCGCGGTCCCGGTGGACCCGGGGGCTTTGGCCCGCGTGAAGAAGACAGCACTCCGGCCACGCCCGGTGCCCGCATTTCTCCCGCCGACGTGAAACCGGAGTCCGGCGATCTCTACGCCGCGAACACCCTGCGGACCTTCTTCCTCGATTTCGAGAATGCCGACTGGGAAGCCGAGCTCGAGGCATTTCACGGCACGGACGTGGACGTGCCCGCGACGATGACCGTGGACGGCAAGACCTACCCCGGCGTCGGCATCCACTTCCGCGGCATGTCCAGCTACATGATGGTCCCCGCCGGAAAGAAGCGCTCTTTCAACGTCTCGATCGACCACACCGAATCGAAGCAGCGCCTCGCCGGCTACAAGACGCTGAACCTTCTCAACAGCAATGGCGACGGGAGCTTCCTCAGCGCCGTGCTATTCTCGCACATCGCCCGGCAATACATCGCCGCGCCGAAGGCGAATCTCGTCCGGGTGGTCATCAATGGCGAGAATTGGGGCGTCTATGTGAACCAGCAGCAGTTCAACAAGGACTTCGTCCAGGAGAACTACCGCACCTCGAAAGGCGCGCGCTGGAAGGTCCCCGGCTCCCCGAACGGCCAAGGCGGGCTCGATTACATCGGCGACAACATCGAGGACTACAAGAAGCGCTACGAGATGAAGTCCGGAGACGACGAGGACTGGAAGGCGCTCATCAAGCTCTGCAAAACGCTGACCGAGACACCCGCCGATAAATTGGAGGCGGCCATTTCCCCTCTCCTCGATGTGGAGAGCGTGCTGTGGTTCCTCGCACTCGATTGCGGGCTGCTGAATAGCGACGGCTACTGGACACGCGCCAGCGACTACAGCCTGTACCGGGACAAGGAAGGGAAGTTCCACGCCATCCCGGCCGACATGAACGAGGCCTTCCGTGCCGCGGGCGGCCCCGGCGGCCCGCGTGGAGGTGGCGGCGGTGGTGGCAGAGGCCCCGGACGCAATGGCGGAGGCCCGCCACAGGGCGGCCCGGATGCGGGCGGTCCCGAGGGCGCACCCGCTCCCTCTGCCTCACAAGGTGGCGGCCTCAAGCTCGATCCGCTCACCGGACTCGACGATGCGAAGAAGCCGCTGCGCTCGAAGCTCCTCGCCGTGCCCGCTTTCCGCGAACGCTACTTGGCAAATATCCACACGCTCGCGGAGAAGGACCTCGACTGGAAGAACCTCGGAACCGTTGTCGCCCGCTATCGTGAACTCGCCGGCAAGGAAGTCGCCGCCGACACGCGGAAGACCTCCACTACCGAGGCCTTCGAGAATCTCACTTCGGATTCCCCCGGAGAGACGGAGGCACCCCGAGGCTTCGGCCACGGAGGCATGCCGCTGAAGAGCTTCGCGGACCAGCGTCGCGAGTATCTCCTTTCACTCCCGGCCACCGCGGCAGCCGGGAAAGACTGA
- a CDS encoding homoserine dehydrogenase: protein MSCSSLGIGLAGLGTVGSGVVLALERNAGLICDRTGGRTGGRVKLEVAKVLVRDPAKVRPVTLPAETITTSWRELVEDPAVDIVVELIGGTTDAFEIVAAALKSGKPVVTGNKALLAERGVELFALSREFDVPIHFEAAVAGGIPIIKTVQESFIGNRIHSITGIINGTSNYILERMTTGGLEFSAALSEAQALGYAEADPALDVNGWDAAHKAILLATLAYGFPIDPAKVHVAGIEQVRPIDIEFATRLGYVVKLLAVVREHPGGEVELRVQPSFIAKSHILASVNGVFNAVAVHGDAAGESLFYGRGAGQDPTASSVVADLVEAGRSLRQATGHRGFLPYRENGTLLPVEDTETAYYVRFDVTDRPGVIAEVARVLADAGIGISGTHSPVKPDQPDADFLDMVFLLHTCRFGQLQETLEKIAALDCINSTPVVFRIEKL from the coding sequence GTGAGCTGTTCGTCTCTGGGTATTGGTTTGGCGGGGCTCGGCACCGTCGGTTCGGGTGTCGTGCTCGCCTTGGAGCGGAATGCCGGCCTCATCTGCGACCGCACCGGCGGCCGGACCGGCGGCCGGGTGAAGCTGGAGGTGGCCAAGGTGCTCGTGCGCGATCCCGCGAAGGTCCGCCCCGTCACCCTGCCCGCAGAGACCATTACCACCTCGTGGCGCGAGCTGGTCGAGGATCCCGCCGTGGACATCGTCGTCGAGCTGATCGGCGGCACTACGGATGCCTTTGAGATCGTCGCCGCCGCCCTGAAGTCCGGCAAGCCGGTGGTCACGGGGAACAAGGCCCTTCTCGCCGAGCGCGGCGTGGAGTTGTTCGCGCTTTCGAGGGAGTTCGACGTGCCGATCCATTTCGAAGCCGCGGTGGCCGGGGGCATCCCGATCATCAAGACGGTGCAGGAGAGCTTCATTGGGAACCGCATTCACTCCATCACCGGCATCATCAACGGCACTTCGAATTACATCCTGGAGCGGATGACGACCGGCGGCTTGGAATTCTCCGCCGCACTCTCCGAAGCGCAGGCGCTGGGCTACGCCGAGGCGGATCCGGCGCTCGACGTGAATGGCTGGGATGCCGCTCACAAGGCCATCCTGCTTGCCACGCTGGCCTATGGATTTCCCATCGACCCCGCGAAGGTTCACGTCGCGGGCATCGAGCAGGTCCGCCCGATCGACATCGAGTTTGCGACCCGCCTAGGCTATGTCGTGAAGCTGCTGGCCGTGGTGCGCGAGCATCCGGGTGGCGAGGTCGAGTTGCGGGTCCAGCCGTCCTTCATCGCGAAGAGCCACATCCTCGCGAGCGTGAATGGTGTCTTCAATGCCGTGGCCGTCCATGGCGATGCCGCGGGCGAATCGCTTTTCTACGGTCGCGGCGCGGGTCAGGACCCGACCGCTTCGTCGGTAGTCGCCGACCTAGTGGAAGCCGGGCGCTCGCTGCGCCAGGCGACCGGTCACCGCGGCTTCCTGCCCTACCGCGAGAATGGCACGCTGCTGCCGGTGGAGGACACGGAGACCGCCTATTACGTGCGCTTTGACGTGACGGATCGCCCCGGCGTCATCGCCGAGGTGGCCCGCGTGTTGGCGGATGCCGGCATCGGCATCTCCGGTACCCACTCGCCGGTGAAGCCCGACCAACCGGATGCGGATTTCCTCGACATGGTCTTCCTCCTTCACACCTGCCGCTTCGGCCAGTTGCAGGAGACCCTCGAGAAGATCGCTGCGCTCGATTGCATCAATAGCACCCCGGTCGTCTTCCGGATCGAGAAGCTGTAA
- a CDS encoding OmpA family protein — protein MDDGYSWRESRESMPLRLPGATDKLGWWAGVAFFIAIILHVAAFFALGHIKIGMGFVPSAEIETGPVQIEQVEILPPDRDLTPPVEDNTPPPDTMALMEEIDILAKLPEDTEIDLKPDLSDPEFAIRLSNPALEGESSGVIVDPSAGFDIDTALPELGRTAEPMPLAADAQIIVDPGAAVVSDNAIDRFAEDLMKKGVGGTAAAGTLDGVVSLDDMAGLPADVLVGKMTMLPSDLLFEYNSAELRESARVGMMKLAMILEKNPQLYCWIEGHSDLFGTDHYNLELSKRRAAAVENYLTRTFFLPSDKIETRGFGKTKPLLKQGSVDEQAPNRRVEIRMRRKPAPPQIVIAAKEPAPTPAPPVAEPAPQPPKQTMPPPVLVKPQRALPVEEDDIAPPSSPRAKPVEETAPRMKPLPEPPKARPVEEPAEEEPPRAAEVIEEPEPEPEPQRAIPVE, from the coding sequence GTGGACGACGGCTATAGCTGGCGCGAATCGCGCGAATCGATGCCGCTGCGCCTGCCAGGTGCGACCGACAAGCTCGGCTGGTGGGCCGGCGTGGCGTTCTTCATTGCCATCATCCTCCACGTCGCGGCCTTCTTCGCCCTCGGCCACATCAAGATCGGCATGGGATTCGTCCCCAGCGCCGAGATCGAGACCGGCCCGGTGCAGATCGAGCAGGTGGAAATCCTGCCACCCGACCGTGATCTCACCCCGCCGGTCGAGGACAATACCCCGCCGCCGGACACAATGGCGCTGATGGAGGAAATCGACATCCTCGCGAAGCTGCCCGAGGACACCGAGATCGACCTGAAGCCGGACCTCAGCGATCCGGAATTCGCCATCCGCCTCTCGAACCCCGCGCTGGAGGGCGAGTCCTCCGGCGTGATCGTCGATCCCTCGGCGGGCTTTGACATCGATACCGCCCTGCCGGAGCTGGGACGCACCGCCGAGCCCATGCCGCTGGCCGCGGATGCCCAGATCATCGTGGACCCGGGCGCGGCCGTCGTCTCGGACAATGCGATCGACCGCTTCGCCGAAGACCTGATGAAAAAGGGTGTCGGCGGCACCGCAGCGGCAGGCACGCTGGATGGTGTCGTTTCCCTCGATGACATGGCAGGCCTGCCCGCCGACGTGCTGGTGGGCAAGATGACGATGCTACCGAGCGATCTCCTCTTCGAATACAACAGCGCCGAACTCCGCGAAAGCGCCCGCGTCGGCATGATGAAGCTGGCGATGATCTTGGAAAAGAATCCGCAGCTCTATTGCTGGATCGAGGGCCACTCGGATCTTTTCGGCACGGATCACTACAATCTGGAGCTATCCAAGCGGCGCGCCGCCGCGGTGGAGAACTACCTGACCCGCACCTTTTTCCTGCCCAGCGACAAGATAGAGACGCGTGGCTTTGGCAAAACCAAGCCCCTTCTCAAGCAGGGCAGCGTAGACGAGCAGGCGCCGAACCGTCGTGTGGAAATCCGCATGCGCCGGAAGCCCGCGCCACCGCAGATCGTGATCGCGGCGAAGGAGCCCGCCCCCACCCCGGCTCCACCAGTGGCCGAGCCCGCTCCGCAGCCGCCGAAGCAGACTATGCCGCCGCCCGTGCTGGTGAAGCCGCAGCGCGCCCTGCCCGTGGAGGAGGATGATATCGCACCGCCTTCCTCCCCGCGCGCGAAGCCGGTGGAAGAAACGGCACCCCGCATGAAGCCCCTGCCCGAGCCTCCCAAGGCGCGTCCTGTGGAGGAGCCTGCCGAGGAAGAGCCGCCGCGCGCCGCCGAGGTGATCGAGGAGCCCGAGCCGGAACCTGAGCCCCAGCGGGCCATCCCGGTGGAGTGA
- a CDS encoding HAD family hydrolase, whose protein sequence is MKPLETPAQAGAILSFDFDGTLHDPAGKPPVSQRFFDTIQRLRREKGAIWGINTGRSIGHVAEGLADCRFPFVPDWVVAREREIWLPTASGRWTPLASWNNQCEQEQHAFFNEIQHILDAIRKEVEEHTGATWIEQPGDPAGLVARTVEEMAWIIGRVESLAANEPYLGWQRNSIWLRFGHKKYQKGSSLAEVARHFGLTREQTFAIGDSHNDFEMLSPEAAAMFACPSNAVPEIRQHVTSQGGHACLLDHSYGCVEALEHFFGTGE, encoded by the coding sequence ATGAAGCCGCTCGAAACGCCTGCCCAAGCCGGAGCCATCCTGTCCTTCGACTTCGACGGCACCCTCCACGACCCCGCGGGCAAGCCGCCGGTCAGCCAGCGGTTCTTCGACACCATCCAGCGCCTGCGCCGGGAGAAAGGTGCGATCTGGGGCATCAATACCGGGCGCTCCATCGGACACGTCGCCGAGGGACTCGCGGATTGTCGCTTCCCCTTCGTCCCGGACTGGGTGGTCGCCCGCGAGCGGGAGATCTGGCTGCCCACCGCCTCCGGCCGCTGGACGCCGCTGGCCTCGTGGAACAACCAGTGCGAGCAGGAGCAGCACGCCTTCTTCAACGAGATCCAGCACATCCTCGACGCAATCCGGAAGGAAGTGGAGGAGCACACCGGTGCGACCTGGATCGAGCAACCGGGCGACCCCGCCGGACTCGTGGCCCGCACGGTGGAGGAGATGGCGTGGATCATCGGCCGGGTGGAATCGCTGGCGGCAAACGAGCCCTATCTCGGCTGGCAGCGGAACTCGATCTGGCTGCGCTTCGGCCACAAGAAGTATCAAAAGGGCAGCAGTCTGGCCGAGGTCGCGCGGCACTTCGGCCTGACCCGCGAGCAGACCTTCGCCATCGGGGACAGCCACAATGATTTTGAAATGCTCAGCCCCGAGGCTGCCGCGATGTTCGCCTGCCCGTCGAATGCCGTGCCGGAGATCCGCCAGCACGTGACATCCCAAGGCGGCCACGCCTGCCTGCTCGACCACAGCTACGGCTGCGTCGAGGCGCTGGAGCATTTCTTCGGAACGGGGGAGTAG
- the yidC gene encoding membrane protein insertase YidC, whose amino-acid sequence MYDRKTWIVVIVCSLLLAVNIFYQQKNGQMLAEQKREQAAREAAAKPADAPATPADGSAPAATGDKPNSLVEAEPPAPSVVEQLVKMETPEAIYTFTSIGGGLKTAEFKNQTPGLEGPVLLNRHGSSPVGALADGPDRMETTAYEFVEADSMKFPNSEHYKSIVFRGKLSSGLWAKKTWSLRETGNEGDPFSLDFKLQLENGAQNNINLENYSLFLGVASPLDTVETAAQTGFVRVDDRSFSFTAATEFAGGWFKDERELITETMERGDIAGVANQFFATAMKPAEPGPAMIWAKVSNVNLKPGAKPLKAVRAGLQLPTVTLAPKDSRTMSYHVFAGPKQNRVLRKMGEDWGKLMNYGFFSPFSRFMSWSIFWVHSGMEKISSKWSWGLAVVALTILLRLAIWPLYNRSNRTMKRMAKLKPEMDKLKEKYPDDPQKMNTEMMGMYRKYGINPLGGCLPMLAQLPIFFGFYSMLLHAVEMRGQEFLWVKDLSQPDTVTHLMGLAINPLPIVMAITSFLQMAMMPNTGGDKTQMRIMKMMPFFFLIICYNFASALALYWTVSNVFSIAQTWISNRMPEPELKAKAGGGTGKSWVERMAEKQAEMERMRQARGRVVEPGTDDPNSSKKRPPRTGG is encoded by the coding sequence ATGTACGACCGCAAGACTTGGATCGTCGTCATCGTCTGCAGCTTGCTGCTGGCGGTAAACATCTTCTACCAACAGAAGAACGGCCAGATGCTCGCCGAGCAGAAGCGCGAGCAAGCCGCCCGGGAAGCCGCCGCGAAGCCCGCGGACGCTCCTGCCACCCCGGCCGATGGCAGCGCTCCTGCCGCCACCGGTGACAAGCCGAACTCGCTCGTCGAGGCCGAGCCGCCCGCACCCTCGGTGGTCGAGCAGCTCGTGAAGATGGAGACGCCCGAGGCGATCTACACCTTCACCTCCATCGGCGGTGGCCTGAAGACGGCTGAATTCAAGAACCAGACTCCCGGCTTGGAAGGCCCCGTGCTGCTGAATCGCCACGGCAGCAGCCCGGTCGGCGCGCTCGCCGACGGTCCGGACCGCATGGAGACCACCGCCTATGAGTTCGTGGAAGCGGACTCGATGAAGTTCCCGAATTCCGAGCACTACAAGTCCATCGTCTTCCGCGGCAAGCTGTCCTCCGGCCTCTGGGCGAAGAAGACCTGGTCCCTCCGCGAGACCGGCAACGAGGGCGATCCCTTCTCGCTCGACTTTAAACTCCAACTCGAGAACGGCGCGCAGAATAACATCAACCTCGAGAACTACAGTCTCTTCCTCGGCGTCGCCTCGCCGCTGGATACCGTGGAGACCGCCGCCCAGACCGGCTTCGTCCGCGTGGATGACCGCAGCTTCTCCTTTACCGCCGCCACGGAATTCGCGGGCGGGTGGTTCAAGGACGAGCGCGAGCTGATTACCGAGACCATGGAACGCGGGGACATCGCCGGCGTGGCGAACCAGTTCTTCGCCACCGCCATGAAGCCCGCCGAGCCCGGTCCTGCGATGATCTGGGCGAAGGTGTCGAACGTGAATCTCAAGCCCGGAGCGAAGCCGCTGAAGGCGGTCCGCGCCGGTCTCCAGCTCCCTACCGTGACCCTCGCTCCGAAGGACTCGCGGACCATGAGCTACCACGTCTTCGCCGGGCCGAAGCAGAACCGTGTGCTCCGCAAGATGGGCGAGGATTGGGGCAAGCTGATGAACTACGGTTTCTTCAGCCCCTTCAGCCGCTTCATGAGCTGGTCCATCTTCTGGGTCCACTCCGGCATGGAAAAGATCTCCAGCAAGTGGTCCTGGGGTCTCGCCGTGGTCGCCCTGACCATCCTTCTCCGTCTCGCCATCTGGCCGCTCTACAATCGCTCGAACCGCACCATGAAGCGGATGGCGAAGCTGAAGCCGGAGATGGACAAGCTGAAGGAGAAGTATCCGGACGATCCTCAGAAGATGAACACCGAGATGATGGGGATGTACCGCAAGTACGGCATTAATCCCCTCGGCGGCTGCCTCCCGATGCTCGCCCAGCTCCCGATCTTCTTCGGCTTCTACTCAATGCTGCTGCACGCCGTCGAAATGCGCGGCCAGGAATTCCTCTGGGTGAAGGATCTTTCCCAGCCGGATACCGTCACGCACCTCATGGGTCTCGCGATCAACCCGCTGCCCATCGTGATGGCGATCACGAGCTTCCTGCAGATGGCCATGATGCCGAATACCGGCGGGGACAAGACGCAGATGCGGATCATGAAGATGATGCCCTTCTTCTTCCTCATCATCTGCTACAACTTCGCATCCGCCCTCGCGCTTTACTGGACGGTCTCGAACGTCTTCTCCATCGCGCAGACCTGGATCTCGAACCGCATGCCAGAGCCCGAGCTGAAGGCGAAGGCCGGTGGTGGCACCGGCAAGAGCTGGGTGGAGCGCATGGCCGAGAAGCAGGCCGAAATGGAGCGCATGCGCCAGGCCCGCGGCCGCGTCGTCGAGCCCGGCACGGACGATCCGAACTCCAGCAAGAAGCGCCCGCCGCGCACGGGTGGTTGA
- the yidD gene encoding membrane protein insertion efficiency factor YidD, protein MKRLIRIAIRGYQIFLNPVLKALCGPGSGCRFTPTCSNYFLQAVEAHGSLKGSWLGVCRIFRCHPWGGYGYDPVPPKRGAAENHDTHRPAGPDA, encoded by the coding sequence TTGAAGCGCCTCATCCGCATCGCCATCCGCGGCTACCAGATTTTCCTGAATCCGGTGCTGAAGGCATTGTGCGGTCCGGGCAGCGGGTGTCGTTTCACGCCGACGTGTTCGAATTACTTTTTGCAGGCAGTCGAGGCCCATGGATCGCTGAAAGGGTCCTGGCTCGGGGTCTGCCGGATTTTCCGCTGTCATCCGTGGGGGGGCTATGGTTATGACCCCGTCCCGCCGAAACGGGGTGCCGCAGAAAACCACGACACCCACCGTCCCGCCGGGCCCGACGCCTGA
- the rnpA gene encoding ribonuclease P protein component, translating into MRLPRSHSMTKRADFLRARKDGQAKAGRFVVLSTLADPALPHLKHAVITTRKVGKAHDRNLLRRRIRAILQLHGARLADPRRLLVTIPRPGSATASYAELESDWLKQAKRLGLLSA; encoded by the coding sequence ATGCGCCTCCCGCGGTCGCACAGTATGACGAAGCGCGCGGATTTCCTCCGTGCGCGGAAAGACGGCCAGGCGAAAGCCGGCCGTTTTGTCGTGCTCAGCACGCTCGCCGATCCCGCGCTGCCTCACCTGAAGCACGCGGTGATCACCACGCGGAAAGTCGGCAAGGCGCACGACCGCAATCTCCTGCGCCGCCGCATCCGCGCCATCCTGCAGCTCCACGGAGCGCGCCTCGCCGATCCGAGGCGCCTGCTCGTCACCATCCCGCGCCCCGGCTCCGCCACCGCGAGCTATGCCGAGCTGGAGAGCGACTGGCTGAAGCAAGCGAAGCGCCTCGGGCTACTTTCCGCGTGA
- a CDS encoding GNAT family N-acetyltransferase, with protein sequence MSQGSSPSIIANRPKVVTATIEDLQGLTDLVMDLFSESDEFTSNHDVQERGLALILEQPSRGRIFVVRNETRIIGMVNLLFTISTAMGGFVILMEDVIVHPAHRGQGYGSMLLDHVIEFAKQKDFKRITLLTDKISAESQNFFRKNGFEYSNMIPMRRIISA encoded by the coding sequence GTGAGCCAAGGATCTTCGCCCAGCATCATCGCCAACCGGCCCAAGGTCGTGACCGCGACGATCGAGGACCTGCAAGGCCTGACGGATCTGGTGATGGATCTCTTTTCCGAGTCCGATGAATTCACCTCGAACCACGACGTGCAGGAGCGCGGGCTGGCACTGATCCTCGAGCAACCAAGCCGCGGCCGCATCTTCGTGGTGCGGAACGAGACCCGGATCATCGGCATGGTGAACCTTCTCTTCACCATTTCCACGGCCATGGGCGGCTTCGTCATCCTGATGGAAGACGTGATCGTCCACCCGGCCCACCGCGGGCAGGGCTACGGCTCGATGCTGCTCGACCACGTGATCGAGTTCGCGAAGCAAAAGGACTTCAAGCGCATCACCCTGCTGACGGACAAGATCAGCGCGGAGTCGCAGAATTTCTTCCGCAAGAACGGCTTCGAGTATTCGAACATGATCCCCATGCGGCGGATCATCTCCGCCTGA
- a CDS encoding DNA-binding domain-containing protein, with translation MKPLEEIQREFFAALQLPLRGTSRRSTELPPTDEGHSPDFLATADRLMKPTASLSSAERLELYHRQYWFRVLDSVAEDFPVLRRMAGEEKFWELLEAYLQACPSGSYTLRHLGRSMSKFVAGWDGLDEDRQRWFSAIAGIEYACMEIYEAAGREPLPPERIATEVLELQPHVRLMALPVPADDCFEWDAFSPQGESPVRLAVWRGPDGRARRVRLDAVEFVLLERLKEGRSLEALFADPVEPEPGPEDVQRWFSDWQSRGWITARGSEVIELTARPDEDWTGVDKMGSQARAMED, from the coding sequence ATGAAGCCGCTTGAGGAAATCCAGCGGGAGTTTTTCGCCGCGCTGCAGCTACCCCTGCGCGGCACCAGCCGGCGGAGCACGGAGCTGCCGCCGACCGACGAGGGGCATTCGCCGGACTTCCTCGCCACGGCCGACCGGCTGATGAAGCCGACCGCGAGCCTGTCTTCCGCGGAGCGCCTGGAGCTTTACCACCGCCAGTACTGGTTCCGCGTGCTGGATTCCGTGGCGGAGGATTTTCCCGTGCTGCGCCGGATGGCGGGCGAGGAGAAATTCTGGGAGTTGCTGGAGGCCTACCTCCAGGCATGCCCGTCCGGCAGCTACACGCTGCGGCATCTCGGGCGCTCGATGTCGAAGTTCGTCGCGGGTTGGGATGGACTTGATGAAGACCGTCAGCGCTGGTTCTCCGCCATCGCCGGGATCGAGTATGCCTGCATGGAGATCTACGAGGCTGCCGGGCGCGAGCCCCTGCCGCCCGAGCGCATCGCCACCGAGGTGCTGGAACTCCAGCCGCACGTCCGCCTCATGGCGCTCCCCGTGCCCGCGGACGATTGCTTTGAATGGGATGCTTTTTCCCCGCAGGGCGAGTCGCCCGTCCGCCTCGCCGTGTGGCGCGGTCCGGATGGACGTGCCCGCCGCGTGCGGCTCGATGCCGTGGAGTTCGTCTTGCTGGAGAGATTGAAGGAAGGCCGGAGTCTCGAAGCGCTCTTCGCCGATCCCGTCGAACCCGAGCCGGGTCCGGAAGACGTGCAGCGCTGGTTCTCCGACTGGCAATCCCGCGGCTGGATCACGGCTCGCGGCAGCGAGGTCATCGAGCTGACCGCACGGCCGGACGAGGACTGGACCGGCGTGGACAAGATGGGCTCGCAGGCAAGGGCGATGGAAGATTAG